A stretch of Treponema vincentii F0403 DNA encodes these proteins:
- a CDS encoding pseudouridine synthase, whose translation MKKFMEMFLAANADYNRTEPCVIRETARWAVVYKPPYLPTAPLRTDERQTLVYWFLHRAEAGATDQADDTQGPSAEYGQCIQEMQTGNKPKIPAAGQHSREGQVCGKKAIEAGLLHRLDTDTRGLVLFAKDQAVYDFLAARQEAGQIIKTYCAFVEPCLPGAAVNRIAAVESQFRNFGPGAKKVAPVFPSSRHYKKDGRLYTTVIEAVEELRLPAEKLRQPDDMPPSSADRPSPVDVSASAPIRVRCRLSRGYRHQVRAHLASIGLPIVGDPLYAPQRTEPAYGAENRGVSLQLYAVKLEFPDPENPRRNICVALPPPDKMNP comes from the coding sequence ATGAAAAAATTTATGGAAATGTTTCTCGCGGCGAATGCCGATTATAATAGGACGGAACCCTGTGTGATACGGGAAACCGCTCGTTGGGCGGTTGTGTATAAGCCGCCGTATCTGCCTACTGCGCCGCTCCGTACGGACGAACGGCAGACGCTGGTGTATTGGTTTTTGCACAGAGCTGAGGCAGGGGCAACCGACCAAGCCGATGATACGCAGGGACCGTCCGCCGAATACGGACAGTGCATTCAAGAAATGCAGACCGGCAATAAACCTAAAATACCGGCGGCTGGGCAGCACAGCCGGGAAGGGCAGGTGTGCGGTAAAAAGGCGATTGAGGCGGGTCTGCTGCACCGGCTCGATACGGATACGCGGGGGCTCGTGCTTTTTGCAAAAGATCAGGCGGTATATGATTTTCTTGCAGCCCGGCAGGAAGCGGGGCAGATAATAAAAACCTATTGCGCTTTTGTAGAACCGTGCCTGCCCGGTGCGGCCGTTAACCGGATAGCTGCAGTGGAAAGTCAGTTTAGGAATTTCGGCCCCGGCGCAAAGAAAGTTGCTCCGGTTTTTCCCAGCTCTCGGCATTATAAAAAAGACGGGCGGCTCTACACAACGGTCATAGAAGCGGTTGAAGAACTGCGGCTTCCGGCTGAAAAATTGCGGCAGCCGGATGATATGCCGCCGTCTTCGGCTGATAGGCCGTCCCCTGTTGATGTTTCAGCTTCCGCTCCGATTAGGGTACGCTGCCGCCTTTCCCGCGGCTACCGCCATCAGGTGCGCGCTCATCTGGCCTCTATCGGATTGCCCATTGTGGGAGACCCTCTTTATGCGCCGCAGAGGACGGAGCCCGCGTACGGGGCGGAAAACAGAGGTGTGAGTTTGCAGCTCTACGCGGTTAAGCTTGAGTTTCCCGATCCTGAAAACCCTCGGCGGAATATATGCGTTGCGCTTCCGCCGCCAGATAAAATGAACCCGTAA
- a CDS encoding RluA family pseudouridine synthase, with protein MTEIFEFKVPDGTGKLRLDAFCSSVLPNMTRSRLKTGMQSVELNGRQAKLSSSVQAGDRIKLMWNNPSPDFLIPEHIPLQILYEDNDVIAVNKRVGMVTHPAAGNWTGTLVQALAYYRLHTSPIHDEFAGLLEAEQGRGNFEDLLRAGIVHRLDKDTSGVLITARSAAAEAFLKDEFKMRRTEKYYAAILNGVPEKRTGVIETSVFRDEHSRIRFAASADLAKGKYARSRYKVLRVYGRYALVLFKIDTGRTHQIRLHARFIGCPIVGDPLYGKKEAEWKPYGMMLHAYRLCVALPSTREKTVFTAPLPRRFQTVLHLLQM; from the coding sequence ATGACTGAAATATTTGAGTTTAAAGTGCCGGACGGTACCGGCAAGCTGCGGCTCGATGCGTTTTGCAGCAGCGTTCTTCCCAATATGACCCGTTCACGGCTTAAAACAGGGATGCAATCCGTGGAGCTCAACGGGCGGCAGGCAAAACTTTCAAGCAGTGTGCAAGCGGGCGACCGCATCAAATTGATGTGGAACAATCCCAGCCCCGATTTTCTTATTCCCGAACACATTCCGCTTCAAATCCTTTACGAGGATAACGATGTCATTGCAGTAAACAAACGGGTTGGTATGGTAACGCATCCTGCGGCGGGCAATTGGACGGGAACGCTGGTACAGGCGCTGGCGTATTACCGCTTGCACACTTCGCCTATTCATGATGAGTTTGCCGGCCTCCTCGAAGCGGAGCAGGGGAGGGGGAACTTTGAGGATCTGCTGCGTGCGGGTATCGTGCACCGGCTTGATAAGGATACTTCCGGTGTACTGATTACCGCCCGTTCTGCCGCAGCGGAGGCTTTTTTAAAAGATGAGTTTAAGATGCGGCGCACGGAAAAATATTATGCGGCTATTTTAAACGGGGTGCCGGAAAAACGTACCGGTGTTATTGAAACTTCGGTGTTCCGCGATGAGCATAGCCGTATCCGCTTCGCCGCCTCGGCCGATCTTGCTAAGGGAAAATATGCCCGCTCCCGCTATAAGGTACTGCGGGTGTACGGGCGGTATGCGCTCGTGCTTTTTAAAATCGACACCGGCAGAACTCATCAAATTAGATTACACGCGCGTTTTATCGGCTGCCCAATTGTCGGTGATCCGCTGTACGGGAAAAAAGAGGCGGAGTGGAAACCGTACGGGATGATGCTCCATGCGTACCGGCTCTGCGTTGCGCTTCCTTCAACACGGGAAAAAACGGTTTTCACCGCCCCGCTGCCTCGGAGATTCCAGACCGTCCTGCACCTCCTACAGATGTAA
- a CDS encoding bifunctional folylpolyglutamate synthase/dihydrofolate synthase translates to MMNRPFTSNPESAEPCENLNDFYRWLDGFINFEKRPHKKTFSLEVIGYYAALFSNPQTAYKCVHIAGSKGKGSVAAMLSALLTEAGSKTGLYTSPHVNDFRERITENGRFFSDSAYLEAFRSVRQGATPHIDKEEEPQPSWFELVTLTAFVLFRQEKLDWAVFETGMGGRLDATNIVRPELTVLTPIELEHCEYLGHTIPLIAAEKAGIIKGGIPVFCSRQQVSALEVFKERAAALNAPFFYLPDLIETIEHRLTPHGREVTVRFSTDHPVGALFKRPLRTVLPLFTPVQAENAALAAAAFKYRFPDAPEALIERGLSKAWLPARFQLLSTKPLIVIDGAHTHNSIQACADTFFSLLGSGSSSAYSGRTVIREAPSPAHSGTLSVAGASSNAKPILVFACAADKDPAGFAPIFLGKIARLYLTIPGSFKKGNLEKTAGAFTQVFKDEKDVVMTVSGDFNEVLKQAFHQSYAENRPLLITGSFYLAAEAQRIYSAEGFQDRETQA, encoded by the coding sequence ATGATGAACCGGCCATTTACGAGCAATCCAGAATCTGCGGAGCCTTGCGAAAATCTCAACGATTTTTACCGATGGCTGGACGGGTTTATCAACTTTGAAAAACGGCCGCATAAAAAAACCTTTTCACTGGAGGTTATCGGATACTATGCCGCGCTGTTTTCAAACCCGCAGACCGCGTATAAGTGTGTACATATAGCCGGTTCAAAGGGAAAAGGCTCCGTTGCGGCGATGCTTTCTGCCTTGCTTACCGAAGCGGGCTCTAAGACAGGCCTCTACACGTCTCCCCATGTAAACGATTTCCGCGAGCGGATAACGGAAAACGGCCGTTTTTTCAGCGATTCAGCCTATCTTGAAGCGTTCCGTTCAGTACGGCAGGGAGCCACGCCGCATATCGATAAAGAAGAAGAGCCGCAGCCGAGCTGGTTTGAATTGGTAACGCTTACCGCCTTTGTGCTGTTCCGGCAGGAAAAGCTCGACTGGGCGGTGTTTGAGACCGGCATGGGAGGGCGGCTCGACGCTACCAATATCGTGCGGCCGGAACTGACCGTGCTGACACCCATCGAGTTGGAGCACTGCGAGTATCTCGGCCATACCATACCGCTTATCGCGGCGGAAAAAGCGGGCATCATTAAAGGGGGTATTCCCGTTTTTTGTTCACGGCAGCAGGTCTCCGCACTTGAAGTATTTAAGGAGCGGGCGGCGGCACTTAACGCCCCATTTTTTTATCTCCCCGATCTTATCGAAACAATTGAACACAGACTGACGCCGCACGGCCGCGAAGTTACCGTCCGCTTTTCCACCGACCATCCGGTAGGAGCGCTCTTTAAACGCCCGCTGCGCACCGTGCTGCCGCTTTTTACACCCGTGCAGGCGGAGAACGCAGCGCTCGCCGCCGCCGCCTTTAAGTACCGCTTTCCCGACGCGCCGGAAGCACTGATCGAACGAGGGCTTTCAAAGGCATGGCTCCCCGCGCGCTTCCAGCTTTTAAGCACCAAGCCTTTGATTGTAATCGACGGTGCGCACACGCATAACAGCATACAGGCATGTGCGGACACCTTTTTTTCTCTCCTCGGCTCCGGCTCCTCGTCCGCGTATTCCGGCCGCACGGTAATCCGTGAAGCTCCTTCACCTGCACATTCCGGTACGCTATCCGTAGCCGGTGCATCGAGTAATGCCAAACCCATACTGGTATTTGCCTGTGCAGCCGACAAAGACCCTGCCGGTTTTGCGCCGATATTCCTCGGCAAAATTGCTCGTCTCTATTTAACTATCCCGGGCTCATTCAAAAAAGGCAATTTGGAAAAAACCGCCGGCGCATTTACGCAGGTTTTCAAAGATGAGAAAGACGTTGTAATGACAGTGAGCGGAGACTTTAATGAGGTACTAAAACAGGCCTTTCACCAAAGCTATGCCGAAAACCGGCCGCTTTTGATTACGGGTTCATTTTATCTGGCGGCGGAAGCGCAACGCATATATTCCGCCGAGGGTTTTCAGGATCGGGAAACTCAAGCTTAA